The following proteins come from a genomic window of Kitasatospora sp. NBC_01246:
- a CDS encoding ABC transporter ATP-binding protein, with protein MTTSTATAVRTGRAAARATGLNKVYGDGETRVVALDNVSVTFPQGEFTAIMGPSGSGKSTLMHCMAGLDTVSSGSSTIGDTELVGLKDKQLTQLRRDHIGFIFQAFNLLPTLTALENITLPMDIAGRKADKAWLDRVVDTVGLSGRLGHRPSQLSGGQQQRVACARALAGKPDIIFADEPTGNLDSRSGAEILSFLRNSVRELGQTVVMVTHDPVAAAYADRVVFLADGRIVDELAGPTADTVLDRMRRFDAKGRTS; from the coding sequence GTGACCACGTCGACCGCAACCGCCGTCCGTACCGGCCGGGCGGCCGCCCGCGCCACCGGCCTCAACAAGGTCTACGGGGACGGGGAGACCCGCGTCGTCGCGCTCGACAACGTCAGCGTGACGTTCCCGCAGGGCGAGTTCACCGCCATCATGGGCCCCTCCGGCTCCGGCAAGTCCACCCTCATGCACTGCATGGCCGGCCTGGACACCGTCTCCTCCGGCTCCTCCACCATCGGCGACACCGAACTCGTCGGGCTCAAGGACAAGCAGCTCACCCAGCTGCGCCGCGACCACATCGGCTTCATCTTCCAGGCCTTCAACCTGCTCCCCACCCTGACCGCCCTGGAGAACATCACCCTCCCCATGGACATCGCCGGCCGCAAGGCCGACAAGGCCTGGCTCGACCGCGTCGTCGACACCGTCGGCCTCTCCGGCCGCCTCGGCCACCGCCCCAGCCAGCTCTCCGGCGGCCAGCAGCAGCGCGTCGCCTGCGCCCGCGCCCTCGCCGGAAAGCCCGACATCATCTTCGCCGACGAACCGACCGGCAACCTCGACTCCCGCTCCGGCGCCGAAATCCTCTCCTTCCTCCGCAACTCCGTGCGCGAACTCGGCCAGACCGTCGTCATGGTCACCCACGACCCCGTCGCCGCCGCCTACGCCGACCGCGTCGTCTTCCTCGCCGACGGCCGCATCGTCGACGAACTCGCCGGCCCCACCGCCGACACCGTCCTGGACCGCATGCGCCGCTTCGACGCCAAGGGCCGCACCAGCTGA
- a CDS encoding Bax inhibitor-1/YccA family protein, giving the protein MRSSNPVFSREGSFTREPGYAGFGTTQAPPAGSPYAAGPPGQSSPYGDNPYGNNPYAQQPQGQGPLTDEQLVEMYGAPSAGPLDTGRMTLDDVVARTAMTLLTLVAFGGLAWFALPDRNFGLAIGASLIAFVVGLVISFKRSVSPPLILLYAGLEGFALGAVTKVFNTIWPGIAIQAVLGTAAVFAAMLIAYKTGRIRVTPRYTRIGIAIAMGFVLLLLVNAVASMFGAEMGLRSGPLGIVVGLVGIGLGAFFLSLDFAAIEQAIAQGAPQKESWRAAFGLTLSLVWIYIEMLRLIAILRGDD; this is encoded by the coding sequence ATGAGAAGCAGCAACCCGGTCTTCTCGCGGGAGGGGTCCTTCACCCGCGAGCCCGGCTACGCGGGTTTCGGTACCACGCAGGCCCCGCCGGCCGGGAGCCCGTACGCCGCAGGCCCCCCCGGCCAGAGCAGCCCGTACGGCGACAACCCGTACGGCAACAACCCCTACGCCCAGCAGCCGCAGGGCCAGGGTCCGCTGACCGACGAGCAGCTGGTCGAGATGTACGGCGCGCCGTCCGCCGGCCCGCTGGACACCGGGCGGATGACGCTCGACGACGTCGTCGCACGCACCGCCATGACGTTGCTCACCCTGGTCGCCTTCGGCGGGCTGGCCTGGTTCGCGCTGCCGGACCGGAACTTCGGCCTGGCCATCGGCGCCTCGCTGATCGCCTTCGTGGTCGGCCTGGTGATCTCGTTCAAGCGGAGTGTCAGCCCGCCGCTGATCCTGCTCTACGCGGGCCTGGAGGGCTTCGCGCTCGGTGCCGTCACCAAGGTGTTCAACACCATCTGGCCGGGCATCGCGATCCAGGCGGTACTGGGCACGGCGGCGGTCTTCGCGGCGATGCTGATCGCCTACAAGACCGGCCGGATCCGGGTCACCCCGCGGTACACGCGGATCGGCATCGCCATCGCCATGGGCTTCGTGCTCCTGCTGCTGGTCAACGCGGTCGCGTCGATGTTCGGTGCGGAGATGGGGCTGCGCTCCGGCCCGCTGGGCATCGTGGTGGGCCTGGTCGGCATCGGCCTCGGCGCGTTCTTCCTCTCGCTGGACTTCGCGGCCATCGAGCAGGCCATCGCCCAGGGCGCCCCGCAGAAGGAGTCCTGGCGGGCCGCCTTCGGGCTCACCCTGTCGCTGGTCTGGATCTACATCGAGATGCTGCGGCTGATCGCGATCCTGCGCGGCGACGACTGA